One Terriglobia bacterium DNA window includes the following coding sequences:
- the tuf gene encoding elongation factor Tu (EF-Tu; promotes GTP-dependent binding of aminoacyl-tRNA to the A-site of ribosomes during protein biosynthesis; when the tRNA anticodon matches the mRNA codon, GTP hydrolysis results; the inactive EF-Tu-GDP leaves the ribosome and release of GDP is promoted by elongation factor Ts; many prokaryotes have two copies of the gene encoding EF-Tu), translating into EMVMPGDNVNLTIKLITPIAMEKGLRFAIREGGHTVGAGTIAEILE; encoded by the coding sequence CGGAGATGGTGATGCCGGGCGACAACGTGAACCTGACGATCAAGCTGATCACGCCGATTGCGATGGAGAAGGGGTTGCGGTTCGCGATCCGCGAAGGCGGCCATACGGTGGGCGCCGGCACCATCGCGGAAATTCTGGAATAA